In Cupriavidus basilensis, one genomic interval encodes:
- a CDS encoding bile acid:sodium symporter family protein, whose amino-acid sequence MPAILSPFKKIYDLIDGFVLIMLSAIGIALLAPQIGAGDGPLHLGMVTNLGVALVFFLHGAALSRDKLVAGARHWRLHAFVQSFTYIVFPVVGLALMFGLRNMLPAELLLGVFYLCALPSTVSSSVAMTSMARGNVPGAIFNATISGLIGMAVTPLLMGLVISASGASMPLGKALTGVALQLLLPFALGQLARPLIGSWLAKKKQITNKIDRGVIVLIVYSSFCDATAAGLWHKYSWETIGAVMALAAVLLVVILATTTFTARRLGFSVEDEITAVFCGSKKSLANGIPMAKILFAGHPALGLLVLPLMVYHQLQLIVCSVIASRYASRDALPDGTTARA is encoded by the coding sequence ATGCCCGCCATCCTCTCACCCTTCAAGAAAATCTACGACCTGATCGACGGGTTCGTATTGATCATGCTGAGCGCCATCGGCATTGCGCTGCTGGCCCCGCAAATCGGCGCCGGCGACGGCCCGCTGCACCTGGGCATGGTCACCAACCTGGGCGTGGCCCTGGTGTTCTTCCTGCATGGCGCCGCGCTGTCGCGCGACAAGCTGGTGGCCGGCGCGCGCCACTGGCGCCTGCATGCCTTCGTGCAGAGCTTCACCTACATCGTTTTCCCGGTGGTCGGGCTGGCGTTGATGTTCGGCCTGCGCAACATGCTGCCTGCCGAGCTGCTGCTGGGCGTGTTCTACCTGTGCGCGCTGCCGTCCACCGTGTCGTCGTCCGTGGCGATGACCTCGATGGCGCGCGGCAACGTGCCCGGCGCAATCTTCAATGCCACCATCTCGGGCCTGATCGGCATGGCCGTCACGCCGCTGCTGATGGGCCTGGTGATCAGCGCCAGCGGCGCCTCGATGCCGCTGGGCAAGGCGCTGACCGGCGTGGCGCTGCAACTGCTGCTGCCGTTCGCGCTCGGCCAGCTGGCCCGCCCGCTGATCGGCAGCTGGCTGGCCAAGAAAAAGCAGATCACCAACAAGATCGACCGCGGCGTGATCGTGCTGATCGTCTATTCGTCGTTCTGCGACGCCACCGCCGCCGGCCTGTGGCACAAGTACAGCTGGGAAACCATCGGTGCCGTGATGGCGCTCGCCGCCGTGCTGCTGGTGGTGATCCTGGCCACCACCACCTTCACCGCGCGCCGCCTCGGCTTCTCGGTGGAAGATGAGATCACCGCGGTGTTCTGCGGCTCCAAGAAGAGCCTGGCTAACGGCATCCCGATGGCCAAGATCCTGTTTGCCGGCCATCCGGCGCTGGGCCTGCTGGTGCTGCCGCTGATGGTCTACCACCAGTTGCAGCTGATCGTGTGCTCGGTGATTGCCTCGCGCTACGCCAGCCGCGACGCGCTGCCCGACGGGACTACCGCCCGCGCCTGA
- a CDS encoding LysR family transcriptional regulator encodes MNYTLRQLRVFLAVVAHGSFSRAADAVGLTQPAVSRGVAELEEALGVRLLDRTTREVLVTDAGQALAPAIERLLGQLDDTLEETRQLGERYRGRVVIASAPTISARLMPLYVSTCARQYPDIRLSVRDNVQADGLEQIRAGAVDFGVLIDPLAHEGLTIAPLATDPFCFVCRRDHPLANADSVPWSALDGMPLVLLDFASGSRPLIDRIFASHGVAPSVVQELGHSASVFGMVEAGIGASVLPSFSLPLPAASPLVWRPLTPREERRIVMVCREDRSLSPSAAAVWQMVQSLPLPAEPAMAQ; translated from the coding sequence ATGAATTACACATTGCGCCAGTTGCGGGTCTTCCTCGCCGTGGTCGCGCATGGCAGTTTCAGCCGTGCCGCGGACGCGGTTGGCCTGACGCAGCCCGCGGTCAGCCGGGGCGTTGCCGAGCTGGAAGAGGCACTTGGCGTGCGCTTGCTCGACCGCACCACGCGGGAGGTGCTGGTGACCGACGCGGGCCAGGCCCTGGCGCCTGCCATCGAGCGCCTGCTTGGCCAGCTGGACGATACGCTGGAAGAAACGCGCCAGCTTGGCGAGCGCTATCGTGGCCGGGTTGTGATTGCCAGTGCACCCACGATTTCCGCGCGGCTGATGCCGCTGTATGTCTCGACCTGCGCGCGCCAGTATCCGGATATCCGCCTCAGCGTGCGCGACAACGTGCAGGCCGATGGCCTCGAGCAGATCCGCGCGGGGGCCGTGGACTTTGGCGTCTTGATCGATCCTTTGGCGCATGAAGGCTTGACCATCGCGCCACTGGCGACCGATCCGTTTTGCTTCGTGTGCCGGCGCGATCACCCGCTGGCCAATGCCGACTCGGTGCCGTGGTCCGCACTGGACGGCATGCCGCTGGTGCTGCTGGATTTCGCCTCGGGCAGCCGGCCCCTGATCGACCGCATTTTCGCCAGCCATGGCGTGGCGCCTAGCGTGGTGCAGGAGCTGGGGCATTCGGCCAGCGTGTTTGGCATGGTCGAGGCCGGCATCGGCGCTTCTGTCCTGCCCTCGTTTTCGCTGCCGCTGCCGGCGGCGTCTCCTCTGGTCTGGCGGCCGCTCACGCCGCGCGAGGAACGGCGCATCGTCATGGTCTGCCGGGAGGACCGTTCCTTGTCGCCTTCGGCCGCCGCCGTGTGGCAGATGGTGCAGAGCCTGCCATTGCCGGCCGAGCCGGCCATGGCGCAATGA